AAGTCACTTGCTAGGCTGAGATTATACTGGCAGAACCTTCAAACTTTGTATTACCTAATAAAAACTCCACCGCTGCGGCTGCATGAATCGCGGTGGTATCAAATACTGGAATCGGGCTGTCTGCTTGTAGCGCACCAATCGGTGCAAAATCTACACTATGAATTAGTAAGTCCACTGAATGTAAGCCGCCTAACTGTTGTTTTACGCCTTCGTTAATCAGCCGATAATAGCTTTGGGTACTCTCCCAACTCATACCACCAATGATGCCTAACGCTTTCTACCGATAAACTGACATACTATCTTCTTATTTATTGATTATAATATTACGAGCCTTATAATTAATAATAACCATTTTACCAATTCGTTATCACTCTATATTATGATTGACGATAAGTGTAACCATAATTATGCAGGACTAAGTCAAACCATGGCAGAGACACCTACTCTTAGAATACGCACCCGTAGAAAATACTATCGGCTTATTTTTACTGGTTTAATGGCGATGATGATGTCACTTATAATCTCAACCGCACTCATATTGGTAAAAATAGGATTTATTGATGGTTTTTTTATGGAACTTTTGCATTCATGGGGCTTGGCATTTGTTTTTGCCTGGCCGAGCGCTTATATCTGTGCCTATATGATACAAGAGCATGTGTTGACTAGAATCGAGTTTTATTAAGACAGACCTTGGTATGAGGAGGTCAAATTTACTGATATCTATGACTGGCCTGTAGTTTAATTATCGACGCTAGATTTAAACCATAAACTCTAGTTACTCTCTTCAAATATTCATTCAATATTAGTCAGCGCTGTATACGTTTTAGTGTGCAATCATCTCAAAAAAAACAAGCTAAGCTACATAATCTTTTTATTTAGAGAGCGCTATGAGCCTACCACGGCGTACTATCGAAAAATTACTCGATCAAGGTGTTTTGCCCTTAGAGCATGCCAATGCGGCAGCGACTCATCTAGAAGTATGCCCGTCTAAACCTTCGTGGCTGGCCTTTTTTGACAAGGCGTCACTCATTATTGGCGTGGTGGCATTGCCTTATCACTGGTTTTTTTCATTGCCTATAATTGGCTCAACCTGAGGGAAATGGTTAATGGGCTGTTTGAAATGATCATAGGCAAGAGCAATCAAGATGATGAAACGTCAAATTAGCAGGTCACGACTACACATATTATGTTTATCATTATCAATAGTTAATATTGATAGCCAACAACCTTCCTTAACTAAATTGATATTGCGCTACCGGCGTGCGACTTGTTATTGTTGCTCACAACTTAAAAAACAAATAAAGGAATTTCTCATGCGTAGCGCCACTTATGACCATTTTGGCAAACCTACTGAAGTCTTAAGCCTCGGTGACAGCCTTACTCCAGAGCCCAAAGCCAATGAAGTGCGGGTCAAAACCATCTTAGCCTCTATTCATAACCACGATTTATTAACCATTCGCGGTAAATATGGTTTTAAACCCGAGCTGCCCGCTATCGGTGGTAGCGAAGCCGTAGGTATCATCGATGCGGTGGGCGATAAAGTCAAAGACTTAAAGGTCGGTCAACGCGTTGCGGCAGCTAGTGTGCAAGCGACTTGGGCAGCGTTCTTCACTGCCTCAGCTGATATGGTATTTCCCATGCCAGACAGCTTAGACGATGAAATGGCCGCACAATTGATTGCGATGCCGCTAAGTGCTTTAATGCTGCTTGAATTTCTAGAGATACAAAGTGGCCAATGGGTTATTCATAACGCGGCCAATGGTGCGGTCGGTAAGTCGCTGGCTATGTTAGCGGCTGCGCGTGGCGTGAAAACCATTAATCTAGTACGCAGTAGCGATGCGCTAGACGATTTAGAAACGCTGAATATTAAAAATAATATTGATACCTCACAAGACGACTGGAAAGATCAAGTACACCGTATCATTGGCGATGACAAAATCAGTGCTGCCGTTGACTCTGTTGGCGGCGAAGCCAGTGGCGATTTACTATCGCTACTCGGCCATGGCGGCACCTTTGCCGTATTTGGTGCGATGTCAGGTAAGCCAATGATGCTCAATCCTACTGATATGATCTTTAAGCAAGCCGTTCTAAAAGGATTCTGGGGCAGTAAACTCAGCCAAGAAATGAGTGTCAAAAATAAACAGCGCTTGGTTGAAGAGCTGATTGATAGAGCGGTGAGCGGACAATTAAAACTACCTACAGAAGCGACTTTTGATCTCGCTGATATCGTAGCGGCGGTCTCTGGAAAATTGCAGGGAGAAAAAAATGGTAAGGTGTTGTTGAAGCCTTAAGTTTTTGCAAGCGAATAAAAACGTTCATGGTTTCATGGGCTTTTTTTATTTTGATAACACGAGTAAGCTGTTACTGACCGCAGATAAAAAAACAAACCTAACGAGGAATATAATTATGTCTAACCATACAACTTTTAAGGCACTGGTAGTTGAAGAACATGCTGATGGCACCTTTAGCAACAGTATTCGCGAACGCAGCGTAGAAGACCTTCCCCAAAATGAGCTCTTGATTGAGGTTCATTATTCATCGTTGAACTATAAAGACGCGATGTCGGCCACTGGTAATAAGATGATTACTAAGCATTACCCGCACACCCCAGGTATTGATGCCGCCGGCATAGTGATTAGCGACAAGTCGGGTACTTTTACGGCTGGCCAAGAAGTACTAGTATTCGGCTATGATTTAGGCATGGATACGCCGGGTGGTCTGGGTCAAATGATCTCTATCCCAGCAGATTGGGCATTGGCTTGCCCAACTTCTTTGACCTTAAAAGAAGCAATGACTTACGGCACTGGCGGTTTGACCGCGGCTTTATGTATTCAAAAATTAGAAAAAATGGGTGCAAAACCCGCCGACGGGCCAGTAGCGGTAACAGGGGCAACTGGCGGCGTAGGCAGCATCAGTATCGCAATTTTGAAGCAGTTGGGCTATGAAGTTATTGCCTTCTCAGGTAAACCTGAACAAAGCGAACATCTAAAAACCTTAGGAGCCAGCGAGGTACGTCATCGCGACACTATTAATGAGGTAGGCAAAAGACCTGTTGGCCGCGAATTATGGGCAAATGCCATCGATACTTTGGGCGGTGACTATCTAGCAAACTTACTCAAACAAACCAAGGCTGGCGGTGCAGTATCTGCTTGCGGCCTAGCATCATCAGTTGAATTTGCAATGACTGTGCTGCCTTTTATTACTAGAGGTATCTCTTTATTAGGCATCGATTCAGTATTTATT
The sequence above is a segment of the Psychrobacter sp. PL19 genome. Coding sequences within it:
- a CDS encoding DUF2798 domain-containing protein, which produces MAETPTLRIRTRRKYYRLIFTGLMAMMMSLIISTALILVKIGFIDGFFMELLHSWGLAFVFAWPSAYICAYMIQEHVLTRIEFY
- a CDS encoding zinc-binding dehydrogenase, which encodes MRSATYDHFGKPTEVLSLGDSLTPEPKANEVRVKTILASIHNHDLLTIRGKYGFKPELPAIGGSEAVGIIDAVGDKVKDLKVGQRVAAASVQATWAAFFTASADMVFPMPDSLDDEMAAQLIAMPLSALMLLEFLEIQSGQWVIHNAANGAVGKSLAMLAAARGVKTINLVRSSDALDDLETLNIKNNIDTSQDDWKDQVHRIIGDDKISAAVDSVGGEASGDLLSLLGHGGTFAVFGAMSGKPMMLNPTDMIFKQAVLKGFWGSKLSQEMSVKNKQRLVEELIDRAVSGQLKLPTEATFDLADIVAAVSGKLQGEKNGKVLLKP
- a CDS encoding oxidoreductase, with protein sequence MSNHTTFKALVVEEHADGTFSNSIRERSVEDLPQNELLIEVHYSSLNYKDAMSATGNKMITKHYPHTPGIDAAGIVISDKSGTFTAGQEVLVFGYDLGMDTPGGLGQMISIPADWALACPTSLTLKEAMTYGTGGLTAALCIQKLEKMGAKPADGPVAVTGATGGVGSISIAILKQLGYEVIAFSGKPEQSEHLKTLGASEVRHRDTINEVGKRPVGRELWANAIDTLGGDYLANLLKQTKAGGAVSACGLASSVEFAMTVLPFITRGISLLGIDSVFIPLADKQEIWTRVATDMKLPNLEQYCEEITLEQTPDYLERFISSKVVGRYVVNVRG